In a genomic window of Vicinamibacterales bacterium:
- a CDS encoding helix-turn-helix transcriptional regulator, whose translation MGDARLPSMSATESLILDLLRGRERYGLELVAFSNGSLKRGSVYVTLARMEAKGFIESRQEDRSPAPAGPPRRLYRATEYGLKVHDAYQLLRDALALRPSPART comes from the coding sequence ATGGGTGACGCACGTCTCCCCTCGATGTCGGCCACCGAGTCGCTCATCCTCGACCTGCTCCGCGGGCGCGAGCGCTACGGCCTCGAACTGGTCGCGTTCTCGAACGGCAGCCTGAAGCGCGGCTCGGTGTACGTGACGCTGGCCCGCATGGAAGCGAAGGGCTTCATCGAATCGCGCCAGGAGGACCGCAGCCCCGCGCCGGCGGGACCGCCCCGCCGCCTGTACCGGGCGACGGAGTACGGCCTGAAGGTGCACGACGCCTACCAGCTGCTGCGCGACGCCCTGGCGCTGCGACCGTCCCCCGCCCGCACCTGA
- a CDS encoding NAD(P)-binding protein yields MSESTRVLIVGAGPTGLGAAWRLAALGQHDWLLLEADASAGGLAGSVVDDHGFTWDFGGHVQFSHYAYFDRLMDDLLGPDGWHHLDRDASVWLRARFVPYPLQMNVHRLPPDDAEAAVAGLERAVGAGRAATAANFGEWIDATFGEALAGLFMRPYNRKVWARAPERLAAHWVGDRVAVPDPARVRDALRLGRDDIAWGPNRRFRFPVRGGTGAVWRALAARLQAAAPGRLRFGQRVAAIDTAAREVRLPSGDRLRYEHLISTMPLDLCVRASDLAPTLGPATADLEYTTTHVIGVALRGPVPAALAAKCWMYFPEDDCPFYRVTHFSRYAAANVPDPSRYWSLLAEVSEAPSGPRVDRDVVARTLAGLAATGLVPEASAIHHTWHRRLERGYPVPSLHRERALGVLLPALAARGVWSRGRFGAWRYEVSNQDHSFAQGVEVVDHLLSGRPEETLTAPDRVNARR; encoded by the coding sequence ATGAGCGAGTCGACGCGCGTGCTGATCGTCGGTGCCGGCCCCACCGGCCTGGGCGCCGCGTGGCGCCTGGCCGCGCTCGGGCAGCACGACTGGCTGCTGCTCGAAGCCGACGCCTCGGCCGGCGGCCTGGCCGGGTCGGTCGTGGACGATCACGGCTTCACGTGGGACTTCGGCGGCCACGTGCAGTTCAGCCACTACGCGTATTTCGACCGGCTGATGGACGACCTGCTGGGACCGGACGGCTGGCACCATCTCGACCGCGACGCGTCGGTGTGGCTGCGAGCGCGGTTCGTGCCGTATCCGCTGCAGATGAACGTGCACCGCCTGCCTCCCGACGATGCCGAGGCCGCCGTCGCGGGACTGGAGCGGGCGGTGGGCGCCGGCCGCGCGGCCACCGCGGCGAACTTCGGCGAATGGATCGACGCCACCTTCGGCGAGGCCCTGGCGGGCCTCTTCATGCGGCCCTACAACCGCAAGGTGTGGGCGCGCGCGCCGGAGCGCCTGGCCGCGCACTGGGTGGGCGACCGGGTGGCCGTGCCGGATCCGGCGCGCGTTCGGGACGCGCTCCGTCTGGGGCGCGACGACATCGCCTGGGGACCCAATCGGCGGTTCCGCTTCCCGGTCCGCGGCGGCACCGGTGCCGTCTGGCGCGCGCTGGCGGCCCGGCTGCAGGCCGCGGCGCCCGGCCGCCTCCGGTTCGGGCAGCGCGTGGCCGCGATCGACACGGCGGCGCGGGAGGTGCGCCTCCCCTCGGGCGATCGCCTCCGGTACGAGCACCTGATCAGCACGATGCCGCTCGACCTGTGCGTGCGGGCGAGCGACCTGGCCCCGACGCTGGGACCGGCGACGGCCGACCTGGAGTACACGACCACCCACGTGATCGGCGTCGCCCTCCGCGGCCCGGTGCCCGCGGCGCTGGCGGCCAAGTGCTGGATGTACTTCCCGGAGGACGACTGCCCGTTCTACCGCGTGACGCACTTCTCCCGCTACGCCGCGGCGAACGTTCCGGACCCCTCGCGCTACTGGTCGCTCCTGGCCGAGGTCTCCGAGGCCCCGTCGGGCCCGCGGGTGGACCGTGACGTGGTGGCCCGCACGCTCGCGGGGCTCGCGGCCACCGGCCTCGTCCCCGAGGCCTCGGCCATCCACCACACGTGGCACCGCCGGCTCGAGCGCGGCTATCCCGTGCCGTCGCTGCATCGTGAGCGCGCACTGGGGGTGCTGCTGCCGGCACTGGCGGCCCGCGGCGTCTGGTCGCGCGGCCGCTTCGGCGCATGGCGCTACGAGGTGTCGAACCAGGACCACAGCTTCGCCCAGGGCGTGGAGGTCGTGGATCACCTGCTCTCCGGACGTCCCGAAGAGACCCTCACCGCCCCCGACCGCGTCAACGCGCGCCGATGA
- a CDS encoding glycosyltransferase family 2 protein: protein MTAAPTLSVVIPAFDEAARIASTLTRLLDRLRARALSFEVIVVDDGSTDGTPAVVCARPDAEVRLVTLDRHQGKGAAVRRGVRESRGARILVSDADLSTPVEEFDRLEAALDGGVDIACASRGLRASTIVVSQPVYRRQMGNTFNVVIRLLGLTRLSDTQCGFKLYRGSVARDVFARCRLDGFAYDVECLYVAERLGYRVEEFPVAWAHVPESRVHLVRDSARMLGDVLRLRVAAWRGTLPLAPAPDAASGVVPSRR, encoded by the coding sequence GTGACCGCTGCCCCCACGCTGTCCGTCGTGATTCCGGCCTTCGACGAAGCCGCCCGCATCGCCTCGACGCTCACGCGCCTCCTCGACCGCCTGCGGGCCCGCGCGCTCTCGTTCGAGGTGATCGTCGTCGACGACGGCAGCACCGACGGCACGCCCGCGGTGGTGTGCGCGCGGCCCGACGCGGAGGTACGGCTCGTAACGCTGGACCGTCACCAGGGAAAAGGCGCGGCGGTACGGCGCGGCGTCCGGGAAAGCCGCGGCGCCCGGATCCTCGTGAGCGACGCCGACCTGTCCACCCCGGTCGAGGAGTTCGACCGGCTGGAGGCGGCGCTCGACGGCGGGGTCGACATCGCGTGTGCGTCGCGCGGGCTCCGCGCTTCGACGATCGTCGTCTCCCAGCCCGTCTACCGCCGGCAGATGGGGAACACGTTCAACGTGGTGATCCGGCTGCTCGGCCTGACGCGCCTCAGCGACACGCAGTGCGGCTTCAAGCTGTATCGCGGATCCGTTGCGCGGGACGTCTTCGCCCGCTGCCGCCTGGACGGCTTCGCCTACGACGTCGAGTGCCTCTACGTCGCGGAGCGGCTCGGCTACCGCGTCGAGGAGTTCCCCGTGGCGTGGGCGCACGTGCCGGAAAGCCGCGTCCACCTGGTGCGGGACTCGGCCCGCATGCTCGGCGACGTGCTCCGCCTGCGCGTCGCCGCGTGGCGCGGAACGCTGCCGCTGGCGCCCGCGCCGGACGCCGCGTCCGGCGTCGTCCCGTCGCGCCGATGA
- a CDS encoding DUF2298 domain-containing protein, producing MRAVLGWYVVVQALGAAAFVLAGPVLQRLPDRGYGVSKSLGVLMAGLLLWLGTALGLLRNDARGAVVVLAMGVTAAAVAATRRRLPGLRVVVASELVFAAAFAGGCLVRSLDPAVAHTEQPMDLMLLGAVSASPAVPPVDPWLAGYPVGYYYLGYWLVSTLGFLTGQPPEIAYNLGLAKGRAARSGATAWAPTWPPRRAGGGIGRGCRWARAWARRWSWRAAPTST from the coding sequence GTGAGGGCGGTGCTCGGCTGGTACGTCGTGGTGCAGGCGCTGGGGGCGGCGGCCTTCGTCCTGGCGGGCCCGGTGCTGCAGCGCCTGCCCGACCGGGGCTACGGCGTGTCGAAGAGTCTCGGCGTCCTGATGGCGGGCCTGCTCCTGTGGCTGGGTACCGCGCTGGGTCTGCTGCGCAACGACGCTCGAGGCGCCGTCGTGGTGCTGGCGATGGGCGTGACCGCCGCCGCCGTCGCGGCCACGCGCCGGCGCCTGCCCGGCCTGCGCGTCGTCGTCGCGTCGGAACTCGTCTTCGCCGCGGCGTTCGCGGGAGGGTGCCTCGTGCGGTCCCTCGACCCCGCCGTCGCCCACACCGAGCAGCCGATGGACCTGATGCTGCTCGGCGCCGTCTCGGCGTCGCCGGCCGTCCCGCCGGTCGACCCGTGGCTGGCCGGCTACCCCGTGGGCTACTACTACCTCGGCTACTGGCTGGTGAGCACGCTGGGGTTCCTCACCGGCCAGCCGCCCGAGATCGCCTACAACCTCGGACTGGCCAAAGGTCGCGCTGCTCGGTCGGGTGCTACGGCCTGGGCGCCAACCTGGCCGCCGCGTCGGGCGGGGGGCGGGATCGGTCGTGGCTGCCGGTGGGCGCGGGCCTGGGCACGGCGCTGGTCGTGGCGTGCAGCGCCAACCTCCACGTGA
- a CDS encoding DUF2298 domain-containing protein encodes MAAASGGGRDRSWLPVGAGLGTALVVACSANLHVIAARLTGQAAAPSPLAGTTWWWWASSRALTDLSPAGRPIALITEFPFFSYLLGDAHPHLLAMPFVVLAVTCAFALWLERSAPDDAAVPDAPRSAARRAAVPGLALALVVTGALVGINTWDLPAALSVVILAASWPAARAADLGPALRRAGTVAAAAVATTLLVYAPYLVTAQSQVQGLLPNLWHPTPLAGFLTMFGTLLPGVAVLVRLAWEEVRPAPRALAQSAATAVAVAGLWLSGAAVWASASGGGQAWMASVAPGIAHPLAAAGTRWLSGWPVLVGGAATLGAMTALLTASARHGRAHATALTFGLLLACVGLGLTLVPELAYLRDVFTNRMNTVFKFYYQAWLYLAIAGTLGLAAAWRRGGAHRGAVIVALGLLAWGFVYPAAALWTVARSRPARPLSLDALGVMRGEAPDEWAAIEWVRQHTAPGAVVVQAAGDSYRPHQSRLSAVTGRPTLLGWQGHERQWRGAAFTAMAAGRTDALRRLYNPSSAAVLRETLDAWHVEVVCVGPQERARYAMTDDHERLIAEVMVLAFERGGVRLYRRRG; translated from the coding sequence CTGGCCGCCGCGTCGGGCGGGGGGCGGGATCGGTCGTGGCTGCCGGTGGGCGCGGGCCTGGGCACGGCGCTGGTCGTGGCGTGCAGCGCCAACCTCCACGTGATTGCGGCACGGCTCACGGGACAGGCCGCCGCTCCCTCGCCGCTGGCGGGCACGACGTGGTGGTGGTGGGCGAGCAGCCGCGCGCTCACGGACCTCTCGCCCGCGGGCCGTCCGATCGCGCTCATCACCGAGTTCCCGTTCTTCAGCTACCTGCTGGGCGACGCCCACCCGCACCTGCTGGCGATGCCGTTCGTGGTCCTGGCGGTGACGTGCGCCTTCGCGCTCTGGCTCGAACGGAGCGCCCCCGACGACGCCGCCGTGCCGGACGCGCCTCGGAGCGCGGCGCGGCGCGCCGCGGTGCCCGGCCTCGCACTGGCCCTGGTGGTGACGGGCGCGCTCGTCGGCATCAACACGTGGGATCTCCCCGCGGCGCTCTCGGTCGTGATCCTGGCCGCGTCGTGGCCGGCCGCGCGCGCGGCCGACCTGGGACCGGCGCTCCGGCGCGCCGGCACCGTCGCGGCCGCTGCCGTCGCGACGACGCTGCTCGTCTACGCCCCCTACCTCGTCACGGCGCAGTCGCAGGTGCAGGGGCTGCTGCCGAACCTGTGGCATCCGACGCCGCTCGCCGGGTTCCTGACGATGTTCGGCACGCTCCTCCCGGGAGTCGCCGTGCTCGTGCGCCTGGCCTGGGAGGAGGTGCGACCGGCGCCTCGGGCGCTCGCGCAATCGGCGGCGACCGCGGTGGCCGTCGCCGGACTCTGGCTGTCGGGGGCGGCCGTCTGGGCCTCGGCCAGCGGCGGGGGCCAGGCGTGGATGGCCAGCGTGGCGCCGGGCATCGCGCACCCGCTCGCGGCGGCGGGAACGCGCTGGCTGTCGGGATGGCCCGTCCTCGTGGGCGGGGCCGCGACGCTCGGCGCGATGACCGCGCTTCTGACGGCGTCCGCCCGCCATGGCCGCGCGCACGCGACGGCCCTCACGTTCGGCCTGCTGCTCGCGTGCGTGGGTCTCGGGCTGACGCTCGTGCCCGAACTGGCGTACCTCCGCGACGTGTTCACGAACCGGATGAACACCGTCTTCAAGTTCTACTACCAGGCGTGGCTCTACCTGGCGATCGCCGGCACCCTCGGGCTCGCCGCGGCGTGGCGCCGAGGCGGCGCGCACCGGGGCGCCGTCATCGTCGCGCTCGGCCTGCTCGCCTGGGGCTTCGTCTACCCGGCCGCGGCGCTCTGGACCGTCGCCCGCAGCCGCCCGGCCCGGCCGCTCTCGCTCGACGCCCTCGGGGTGATGCGCGGCGAGGCGCCCGACGAATGGGCGGCCATCGAGTGGGTGCGTCAGCACACGGCGCCCGGGGCCGTCGTGGTGCAGGCCGCGGGCGACAGCTATCGCCCGCACCAGAGCCGGCTGAGCGCCGTCACCGGGCGGCCGACGCTGCTCGGCTGGCAGGGGCACGAGCGGCAGTGGCGGGGCGCGGCGTTCACCGCGATGGCCGCCGGGCGCACCGACGCGCTGCGGCGTCTCTACAACCCGTCCTCCGCCGCCGTCCTTCGCGAGACGCTCGACGCCTGGCACGTCGAGGTCGTGTGCGTCGGTCCCCAGGAGCGGGCCCGCTATGCCATGACGGACGACCACGAGCGGCTGATCGCCGAGGTCATGGTCCTGGCCTTCGAGCGCGGCGGCGTGCGACTCTACCGTCGCCGTGGATGA
- a CDS encoding TIGR03663 family protein has translation MADTRGTGWQGMAGWERLGWPLVLAAAASLRLWDLGVRAMTHDESLHAFFSFTLFTDGVYRHEPVYHGPLLYHLDALVFFLFGASDATARLAPTLAGILLVAACWLFRGLAGRRAALAAALLTTISPSLLFYSRHLRNDIYIACVTLLWAYGAFRYLCAREGRWRVLVAGTMGLAFITKEVSFITGAIVGSFFLGLAAWPARDEVAAGRRRGAADLAVLMLALVLPFASGAAFLALGWPAVGPGAEAIAFGRGALVVLALAGAAALVGARRFGWRAWLGTMGLFWGLQLAFFTTFLTNLRGGLVSGIVGSLGYWLTQHAVARGGQPWFYYGLIGLLYEFLPILLGGAAAAAGLWRLRDAAWDPVDPDDLSSPAGEAGRERRRLWLIFTIWWATASWIAYAWAGERMPWLLVHQVLPLCLLAGWGARRLVRPLERMPAPGAAWLVIVGTALTVVTVVAVLGTNPFTGRDLQAAAQTARWWALVLVQAGLLGVVARAASRMATGAAWRLAGLGVVLLAAVLTARTGVQASFVNIDDATELLTYAQSGRDVKRVVRDIQAIDERSGGAHALTIAVDDDTIFPLRWYLRDFPNLVTWRDAPSKAASAEVVVAGLGNRAAQALASRGYTRERGVWYLWPMQRYGGLTPARVLDLLRRPDERRYLWQVVMHRQYGIDERQWPGRREFDLYVRDDAAALIGWSGAPDAAAAALGHGRPREAPWTPDAVLAGPFAGRALSRPAAVAIGRDRAWLVADAGNHRVVVLDPHGTVRTVIGAGRCALLQPGAPGCVDPDGAGPRAAGDGQFDEPSAVTVGPDGDVVVADAANGRLQVFDAAGRFVRGWGESGLTVPGTDDRAAPRFLGPRGLAVDGAGRLVVADTGNRRLVFDALGGQRQGVLGPDLDVAPPLDIPTSVAADANGTLLVADRRRVLRLDRFGRTLATWRVPAWRGQAGEAPFSLAAAPDGSVYVADAASGHVLVFSPAGALDARLVLPRDGDRAVVPVGLAVDGATGQVVVVDRDGGRLLVMPPFRPAS, from the coding sequence ATGGCAGACACTCGCGGCACGGGGTGGCAGGGAATGGCGGGCTGGGAGCGCCTCGGCTGGCCGCTCGTCCTCGCCGCGGCCGCGTCGCTGCGCCTGTGGGATCTCGGCGTCCGGGCGATGACGCACGACGAGAGCCTGCACGCGTTCTTCTCGTTCACGCTCTTCACCGACGGCGTCTACCGGCACGAGCCCGTGTATCACGGCCCCCTGCTGTATCACCTCGACGCGCTGGTCTTCTTCCTGTTCGGCGCCAGTGACGCCACCGCGCGCCTCGCGCCGACGCTCGCCGGGATCCTGCTGGTCGCCGCCTGCTGGCTGTTCCGCGGCCTGGCGGGACGCCGGGCCGCGCTCGCGGCGGCCCTGCTCACGACGATCAGTCCCTCGCTGCTCTTCTACAGCCGGCACCTGCGCAACGACATCTACATCGCCTGCGTCACGCTGCTCTGGGCGTACGGCGCCTTCCGCTACCTGTGTGCCCGGGAGGGGCGCTGGCGCGTGCTCGTGGCGGGGACGATGGGGCTCGCCTTCATCACCAAGGAGGTGAGCTTCATCACGGGGGCGATCGTCGGCAGCTTCTTCCTGGGCCTGGCGGCGTGGCCCGCGCGGGACGAGGTGGCGGCCGGCCGGAGGCGTGGCGCCGCGGACCTCGCGGTCCTGATGCTGGCCCTCGTACTGCCTTTCGCGTCCGGCGCGGCCTTCCTCGCGCTGGGCTGGCCGGCGGTGGGCCCAGGCGCAGAGGCCATCGCGTTCGGCCGTGGCGCCCTCGTGGTTCTGGCGCTTGCCGGCGCCGCGGCCCTCGTCGGCGCGCGGCGCTTCGGCTGGCGGGCGTGGCTCGGGACGATGGGACTCTTCTGGGGCCTGCAGCTCGCATTCTTCACCACCTTCCTGACGAACCTCCGCGGCGGGCTCGTGAGCGGCATCGTCGGCAGCCTGGGCTATTGGCTCACGCAGCACGCGGTCGCGCGCGGCGGCCAGCCCTGGTTCTACTACGGCCTCATCGGCCTGCTCTACGAGTTCCTGCCGATCCTGCTCGGCGGCGCGGCCGCGGCGGCGGGTCTCTGGCGGCTGCGGGACGCCGCCTGGGATCCGGTGGATCCGGACGACCTGAGCTCGCCGGCCGGGGAGGCCGGCCGCGAGCGGCGCCGGCTGTGGCTGATCTTCACGATCTGGTGGGCGACGGCGAGTTGGATCGCCTACGCGTGGGCGGGCGAGCGGATGCCCTGGCTCCTCGTCCACCAGGTGCTGCCGCTCTGCCTGCTCGCCGGCTGGGGCGCACGCCGGCTCGTGAGGCCACTGGAGCGGATGCCGGCGCCCGGCGCGGCCTGGCTCGTCATCGTGGGCACCGCGCTGACGGTGGTGACCGTCGTCGCGGTGCTCGGCACGAATCCGTTCACCGGCCGCGACCTGCAGGCCGCGGCCCAGACCGCGCGCTGGTGGGCGCTGGTGCTCGTGCAGGCCGGCCTGCTCGGCGTCGTCGCGCGCGCCGCGAGCCGCATGGCGACAGGGGCCGCCTGGCGGCTGGCGGGCCTCGGGGTGGTGCTGCTCGCGGCCGTGCTGACGGCGCGGACCGGCGTGCAGGCGTCGTTCGTCAACATCGACGACGCGACCGAACTCCTCACCTACGCCCAGTCGGGCCGCGACGTGAAACGCGTCGTGCGCGACATCCAGGCGATCGACGAGCGATCGGGCGGAGCGCACGCGCTGACGATCGCCGTCGACGACGACACGATCTTCCCCTTGCGGTGGTACCTGCGCGATTTCCCGAACCTCGTGACCTGGCGCGACGCCCCCTCGAAGGCGGCGTCGGCGGAGGTGGTCGTGGCCGGCCTGGGCAATCGCGCCGCGCAGGCGCTGGCGTCCCGCGGCTACACGCGTGAGCGCGGCGTGTGGTACCTGTGGCCGATGCAGCGATACGGCGGCCTGACGCCCGCGCGGGTCCTCGACCTGCTGCGCCGTCCGGACGAGCGCCGGTACCTCTGGCAGGTCGTGATGCACCGGCAGTACGGCATCGACGAACGACAATGGCCGGGGCGCCGCGAGTTCGACCTGTACGTGCGCGACGATGCGGCGGCCCTGATCGGATGGTCGGGCGCGCCCGACGCCGCGGCCGCCGCGCTCGGCCATGGCCGACCGCGCGAAGCGCCGTGGACCCCCGACGCGGTGCTCGCCGGTCCGTTCGCCGGGCGCGCGCTCTCACGCCCGGCGGCTGTGGCCATCGGCCGCGACCGGGCGTGGCTGGTGGCGGACGCCGGCAACCATCGCGTGGTCGTCCTCGATCCCCACGGCACCGTGCGCACGGTGATCGGCGCCGGGCGCTGCGCCCTCCTGCAGCCCGGCGCGCCCGGGTGCGTGGACCCCGACGGCGCCGGGCCGCGCGCCGCGGGCGACGGCCAGTTCGACGAGCCGTCGGCCGTGACCGTCGGCCCCGACGGCGACGTCGTCGTGGCCGATGCGGCCAACGGCCGCCTCCAGGTGTTCGATGCCGCCGGCAGGTTCGTGCGGGGCTGGGGGGAGAGCGGCCTGACGGTGCCAGGCACTGACGACCGCGCCGCGCCGCGCTTCCTGGGACCGCGCGGGCTGGCCGTCGACGGCGCCGGCAGGCTCGTGGTCGCCGACACGGGCAACCGCCGGCTGGTGTTCGACGCGCTCGGTGGGCAGCGGCAGGGCGTGCTCGGGCCGGACCTCGACGTGGCGCCGCCGCTCGACATCCCGACGAGCGTGGCCGCGGATGCCAACGGCACGCTGCTGGTCGCCGATCGCCGCCGCGTCCTGCGGCTCGACCGGTTCGGACGGACGCTGGCCACGTGGCGCGTCCCGGCGTGGCGCGGCCAGGCCGGCGAGGCCCCGTTCTCGCTGGCCGCGGCTCCAGACGGCAGCGTATACGTCGCCGACGCCGCGAGCGGACACGTCCTGGTGTTCTCGCCGGCCGGCGCGCTCGACGCCCGCCTCGTGCTGCCGCGTGACGGCGACCGTGCGGTCGTCCCGGTCGGGCTCGCCGTGGACGGCGCCACGGGCCAGGTGGTCGTCGTGGATCGTGACGGTGGCCGCCTGCTGGTGATGCCGCCCTTCCGGCCGGCGTCCTGA
- a CDS encoding glycosyltransferase family 2 protein codes for MPVELTVVVPVYNEAALVEGAVTQWLDLLDRLRIDYAFVLYDDGSTDSTADILARLAARHPRVAIRRQSNRGHGPTILRGYREAAGAWVFQTDSDGEMDTAAFEALWRSRADYDLLVGRRVDRQAPLARRLITAVSRHSVRVAFGPGLHDVNSPYRLVRAARLRDVLPLIPDDTFAPNVLLSGLAVRHGWRVHERPVRCAARRTASGSLGGTRALRAAVRALAQTLRAAWRGPRPRGA; via the coding sequence GTGCCCGTCGAGCTCACCGTCGTCGTCCCCGTCTACAACGAGGCCGCCCTCGTCGAGGGCGCCGTCACGCAGTGGCTCGACCTGCTCGACCGTCTGCGGATCGACTACGCGTTCGTGCTCTACGACGACGGGTCCACCGACTCCACGGCGGACATCCTCGCCCGCCTGGCCGCGCGCCACCCGCGCGTGGCCATCCGCCGACAGTCGAACCGGGGCCACGGCCCGACCATCCTCCGAGGCTACCGGGAAGCGGCGGGCGCGTGGGTGTTCCAGACCGACAGCGACGGGGAGATGGACACCGCGGCGTTCGAGGCGCTGTGGCGGTCGCGCGCCGACTACGACCTGCTCGTGGGACGACGCGTCGATCGACAGGCGCCGCTCGCGCGGCGCCTCATCACGGCCGTGTCCCGGCACAGCGTGCGCGTCGCCTTCGGCCCCGGCCTGCACGACGTGAACAGTCCGTACCGCCTGGTCAGGGCGGCGCGCCTTCGCGACGTGCTGCCCCTGATTCCCGACGACACCTTCGCCCCGAACGTGCTGCTCTCGGGCCTGGCGGTGCGGCACGGATGGCGCGTGCACGAGCGCCCCGTCCGCTGCGCGGCCCGGCGGACCGCCAGCGGGTCGCTCGGGGGGACGCGAGCCCTGCGCGCCGCCGTGCGGGCGCTCGCGCAGACGCTCCGGGCCGCCTGGCGAGGGCCACGACCGCGCGGGGCGTAG